A stretch of Pseudomonas taetrolens DNA encodes these proteins:
- a CDS encoding SDR family oxidoreductase, with amino-acid sequence MDKVIVITGGSRGIGAATAVLAARQGYRICINYLADDAAAHEVLEQVRALGAQAITVQADVSDEDEVNSLFARVDLELGPVTALVNNAGTVGHKSRLDEMSELRIMHTLKTNVLGPILCAKHAVLRMSPRYGGQGGNIVNVSSVAARLGSPGEYVDYAASKGALDTFTLGLSKELAGEGIRVNAVRPGYIFTDFHALSGDPGRVSKLESNIPMGRGGRPEEVAEAIVWLLSDKASYATGTFIDLGGGR; translated from the coding sequence ATGGATAAAGTGATCGTGATCACCGGTGGCAGCCGAGGGATCGGTGCAGCCACTGCCGTGCTGGCGGCGCGGCAGGGTTATCGTATTTGTATCAACTACCTGGCGGATGATGCGGCTGCCCATGAAGTGCTGGAGCAGGTGCGTGCATTGGGTGCTCAGGCGATCACCGTGCAAGCCGATGTCAGCGACGAAGATGAAGTCAACAGCCTGTTTGCCCGGGTTGACCTGGAGTTGGGGCCGGTGACGGCGCTGGTCAACAATGCCGGGACGGTGGGGCACAAGTCGCGCCTGGACGAGATGTCCGAGCTGCGCATCATGCATACCCTCAAAACCAATGTGCTGGGCCCGATCCTGTGCGCCAAGCATGCGGTATTGCGCATGTCGCCCCGATACGGTGGCCAGGGCGGCAATATTGTCAACGTGTCTTCGGTGGCGGCCCGCTTGGGTTCGCCTGGCGAATACGTTGATTACGCGGCCTCCAAGGGGGCGCTGGATACCTTCACCCTGGGGTTGTCCAAGGAGCTGGCAGGCGAAGGGATTCGGGTCAACGCGGTGCGGCCGGGTTATATCTTCACCGATTTCCATGCTTTGAGCGGTGATCCCGGGCGGGTCAGCAAACTTGAGTCGAACATCCCCATGGGCCGTGGCGGTCGTCCCGAAGAAGTTGCCGAAGCCATTGTCTGGCTCCTCTCCGACAAGGCCTCGTACGCCACCGGCACCTTTATCGACCTGGGCGGCGGTCGCTAA
- a CDS encoding YdcA family protein encodes MIMGLKSLVLICAMLFGVVSMAANQPCSGRKGGIAGCDGETFVCNDGSISASRKSCSRVMGTRNSPSATQRQPLLNADQDCSCGSGGYCTGPRGGVYCLTPSGKKSYKRK; translated from the coding sequence ATGATTATGGGCTTGAAGTCCCTGGTGTTGATTTGCGCAATGCTGTTCGGCGTCGTGTCGATGGCCGCCAATCAGCCGTGTTCGGGGAGAAAAGGCGGGATAGCGGGCTGCGATGGCGAGACGTTTGTGTGCAATGACGGGTCGATCAGTGCTTCCCGGAAAAGCTGCAGCAGGGTTATGGGGACACGCAATTCGCCCTCTGCGACGCAACGCCAGCCACTGTTGAACGCAGATCAGGACTGTTCGTGCGGCAGCGGTGGTTATTGCACGGGGCCGCGGGGCGGGGTGTATTGCCTCACGCCAAGTGGAAAGAAGAGCTACAAACGCAAATAA
- a CDS encoding response regulator transcription factor has protein sequence MTRILTIEDDAVTAQEIVAELSSHGLEVDWVANGREGLVRAVSGDYDLITLDRMLPELDGLAIVTTLRTIGVSTPILMISALSDVDERVRGLRAGGDDYLTKPFASDEMAARVEVLLRRKSPTDKHETSLRVADLELNLISREASRAEQQLSLLPTEYKLLEFLMRNTGQILSRMMIFEEVWGYHFDPGTNLIDVHIGRLRKKIDPPGQVPLIRTVRGSGYVIAEPL, from the coding sequence ATGACCCGCATTTTGACCATCGAAGACGATGCCGTAACAGCGCAAGAGATTGTGGCTGAGTTGAGTAGCCATGGCCTGGAAGTAGACTGGGTTGCCAATGGCCGCGAAGGTCTGGTGCGCGCGGTCAGTGGCGATTACGACCTGATTACCCTGGATCGCATGCTCCCCGAGCTGGACGGGCTGGCGATTGTCACCACCTTGCGCACCATCGGTGTCAGCACGCCGATTCTGATGATCAGCGCGCTGTCCGATGTCGATGAGCGCGTACGGGGCCTGCGGGCTGGTGGGGATGATTACCTGACCAAGCCTTTCGCCAGTGACGAAATGGCTGCTCGGGTCGAAGTCTTGCTGCGCCGTAAGAGCCCGACTGACAAGCACGAAACCTCGCTGCGCGTGGCCGATCTCGAGCTTAACCTGATCAGCCGCGAGGCTAGCCGCGCCGAACAGCAATTGAGCCTGTTGCCCACCGAATACAAATTGCTGGAATTTCTGATGCGCAACACCGGGCAGATCCTCTCGCGCATGATGATTTTCGAAGAAGTCTGGGGTTATCACTTCGATCCGGGCACGAATCTGATCGATGTGCACATTGGCCGCCTGCGCAAAAAAATCGATCCTCCGGGCCAGGTTCCCCTGATTCGCACCGTTCGAGGCTCGGGTTATGTCATTGCTGAACCCCTCTAA
- a CDS encoding sensor histidine kinase — protein sequence MSLLNPSKGWRSSSSRLLALYSFLFVAWSCILMGVLYHEVSVYLADLAKHSLMQRQHLFARFEGAQLDEALATSMTFDLRTVDAYGLFDAQLKPLSGPIQAIPDDLPLDGKIHELSTCITADDPNLPQDSCDAVATRTGDGRWLILVRDNGSLFAVTRIILHALFWGLSLTIIPGIAGWHLLRRRPLQRIRAIQASAEAIVAGDLTYRLPLSNRRDELDMLAAIVNAMLDRIERLMHEVKGVCDNIAHDLRTPLTRLRAQLYRIQQQAGEGSPEALQLDQVIGETDTLMARFRGLLRISELEDQQRRSGFLQLDPLPLLQELYDFYLPLAEEGQVTLTLDVPNTLPSLNGDRALLFEALANLLSNSIKFTPPGGEVILRAASECTSPCIEVLDTGPGIPEAEREAVFQRFYRCDDQHGGFGLGLSIVAAIVNLHGFTLDVRNRETSGAWLTLHCRQRLIKVN from the coding sequence ATGTCATTGCTGAACCCCTCTAAGGGCTGGCGTTCTTCCAGCAGCCGGTTGCTGGCGCTGTACAGTTTTCTGTTCGTGGCCTGGAGCTGCATCCTGATGGGGGTGCTGTACCACGAGGTATCGGTTTATCTGGCTGATTTGGCCAAGCACTCGCTCATGCAACGCCAGCACTTGTTTGCACGCTTCGAAGGCGCCCAGCTGGACGAAGCGCTCGCCACCAGCATGACCTTTGACTTGCGGACCGTAGATGCCTACGGCCTGTTCGATGCACAACTAAAACCGCTGAGCGGGCCGATTCAGGCCATTCCCGACGACCTGCCACTGGATGGCAAAATCCACGAACTGAGCACCTGCATCACTGCCGACGATCCAAATCTGCCGCAAGACAGCTGCGATGCGGTGGCCACGCGTACCGGCGATGGTCGCTGGCTGATCCTTGTACGCGATAACGGTTCGCTGTTTGCCGTAACACGGATTATTTTGCATGCCTTGTTCTGGGGGCTGTCACTGACCATCATCCCCGGCATTGCAGGCTGGCACTTGCTGCGCCGGCGCCCGCTCCAGCGCATTCGAGCGATCCAGGCCAGTGCCGAAGCCATCGTCGCAGGGGATCTGACGTACCGCTTGCCGCTGTCCAATCGACGTGACGAGCTGGACATGCTGGCCGCCATCGTGAATGCCATGCTCGACCGTATCGAACGGCTGATGCACGAGGTCAAAGGTGTATGCGACAACATCGCCCATGACCTGCGCACCCCGCTCACCCGCTTGCGCGCTCAGCTGTACCGGATTCAGCAGCAAGCGGGCGAAGGCTCTCCCGAAGCGCTGCAGCTGGATCAGGTCATCGGCGAAACCGACACCTTGATGGCACGCTTTCGCGGCCTGTTACGGATCTCTGAACTCGAAGACCAGCAACGACGCTCAGGTTTCCTTCAACTCGATCCGCTACCGCTGCTTCAAGAACTGTACGATTTTTACCTGCCTCTGGCAGAGGAAGGCCAGGTCACGCTAACGCTGGACGTACCAAATACCTTGCCCAGCCTCAACGGCGACCGGGCCTTGTTGTTTGAGGCGCTGGCCAATCTGCTCAGTAACTCGATCAAGTTCACCCCGCCCGGTGGTGAGGTCATTCTGCGTGCAGCCAGCGAGTGCACCAGCCCGTGCATTGAAGTGCTCGATACCGGCCCCGGTATTCCTGAAGCCGAACGCGAGGCGGTGTTTCAGCGCTTTTATCGCTGTGATGACCAACACGGAGGTTTCGGACTGGGCCTGTCCATCGTCGCGGCCATCGTCAATCTGCATGGTTTTACGCTGGATGTACGCAACCGGGAGACTTCAGGGGCCTGGCTGACATTGCATTGCCGGCAACGCCTGATCAAGGTCAATTGA
- a CDS encoding ABC transporter substrate-binding protein codes for MKKITALTALTLAVLSGLAHADRLDDIKKSGVLRVAAFDSNPPFGFVDANSKQIEGLDVDYAKAIADKLGVKLQLQPTNPANRVPLLVANKVDLVLANFTITPERAEQVNFSIPYFASGQQFIVKKGTLNNPEELNKWRVGVDKGTVNEGVLRAKYPGAKVVAYDDTPFAFTALRNGNVQAITQDGPKLIGLLANVPDKDKYEVPPFTISNDLIGVGIPKGETALTEVVNQTLAELESKGQAQAIYDTWFGPATKTPLTRLYKIGDKS; via the coding sequence ATGAAAAAAATCACTGCCCTCACCGCTCTGACCCTGGCCGTTTTGTCCGGCCTGGCCCACGCCGATCGTCTGGATGACATCAAAAAATCCGGTGTGCTGCGCGTGGCCGCGTTTGACAGCAACCCGCCGTTTGGTTTTGTAGATGCCAACAGCAAGCAAATCGAGGGCCTGGACGTGGATTACGCCAAGGCCATTGCCGACAAGCTGGGGGTAAAACTGCAGTTGCAACCGACCAATCCGGCCAACCGCGTACCGCTGCTGGTGGCCAACAAGGTGGATCTGGTACTGGCCAACTTCACCATCACCCCGGAGCGGGCCGAGCAGGTGAACTTCAGCATCCCGTACTTCGCATCCGGTCAGCAGTTCATCGTCAAGAAAGGCACCTTGAACAACCCTGAAGAGCTGAACAAATGGCGCGTTGGCGTCGACAAAGGCACGGTGAACGAAGGTGTCCTGCGCGCCAAATACCCGGGTGCCAAAGTGGTGGCCTACGATGACACGCCTTTTGCCTTCACCGCCCTGCGCAACGGCAATGTCCAGGCCATCACCCAGGACGGCCCAAAACTGATTGGTCTGCTGGCCAACGTGCCGGACAAGGACAAATACGAAGTGCCACCGTTCACCATCTCCAACGACCTGATTGGCGTGGGTATTCCAAAAGGTGAAACCGCGCTGACGGAAGTGGTTAACCAGACCCTCGCCGAACTGGAAAGCAAAGGTCAGGCACAAGCCATTTATGACACCTGGTTCGGTCCAGCCACCAAGACCCCGCTGACTCGCCTGTACAAGATTGGCGACAAGAGCTGA
- a CDS encoding amino acid ABC transporter permease, with amino-acid sequence MFGELLGPLYLHWLLDGFVLTLILSLLTCLVATGLGFLLCLARISSTRLWSWPARAYLAVFRNTPLLVQLFFWYFAVTAMLPEGLVMWLNQPRSLSLGRLEIEWPSFEFIAGFWGLTLYTSAFISEEFRAGVSSVRIEQRTAGLALGFRPAQVWRYIVFPQALRTALGPLLGQYMNALKNSSLTMAIGLAELSYASRQVETQTFKTFQAFGFATLLYVLSIALIEVVGQLIARSKWYRQGVV; translated from the coding sequence ATGTTCGGTGAACTGCTTGGCCCGCTCTACCTGCACTGGCTGCTCGATGGTTTTGTCCTGACCCTGATCCTCTCGCTCCTGACCTGCCTGGTGGCCACCGGGCTCGGTTTTTTGTTGTGCCTGGCGCGCATCTCTTCAACCCGTCTCTGGTCATGGCCGGCACGCGCCTATCTGGCCGTGTTCCGCAATACTCCGCTGCTGGTGCAGCTGTTTTTCTGGTATTTCGCGGTCACCGCGATGCTGCCCGAAGGCTTGGTGATGTGGCTGAACCAGCCCCGCAGCCTGTCGCTGGGGCGGCTGGAGATAGAATGGCCATCGTTTGAGTTCATTGCCGGATTCTGGGGGCTGACGCTCTACACCAGCGCGTTTATCAGCGAAGAGTTCCGCGCCGGGGTCAGCTCTGTACGCATTGAGCAGCGAACCGCCGGTCTGGCGTTGGGGTTCAGGCCGGCTCAGGTGTGGCGCTACATTGTGTTCCCGCAAGCCCTGCGCACCGCACTCGGGCCGCTCCTGGGGCAATACATGAACGCGCTGAAAAACTCCTCGCTGACCATGGCCATCGGTTTGGCCGAACTGTCTTACGCCTCGCGTCAGGTCGAGACGCAAACCTTCAAGACCTTCCAGGCATTCGGTTTTGCAACCCTGTTGTACGTGCTGAGCATTGCCCTGATCGAAGTGGTCGGCCAATTGATTGCACGCAGCAAGTGGTATCGCCAGGGCGTGGTGTAA
- a CDS encoding amino acid ABC transporter permease, whose amino-acid sequence MDFSVISDNLSYFLIGAYPNGPLGGAALTLVLSVLSGVISALLGLLLGISLVMLRGWSRWVLLGVLGFLRAIPVVMLIFWSYFLLPIVFKVDVPALATVVCALSLIGGAYLAHSVHAGISSLPPGQWAAGKALGLSPWQVLRLIILPQALPMMLPSFLNQWISLIKDTSLAYVIGVGELSFVATQVSNRVMVHPTEIFLFVAVVYFVFCSSLDLIANRWVKSRNVPGQR is encoded by the coding sequence ATGGACTTTTCGGTCATTAGCGACAATCTGTCGTATTTCCTGATCGGCGCTTACCCCAACGGCCCGCTGGGAGGCGCCGCGCTGACCCTGGTGCTGAGCGTGTTGTCAGGGGTGATTTCGGCGTTGCTGGGGCTGCTGCTGGGCATCTCACTGGTGATGCTGCGCGGCTGGAGTCGCTGGGTGTTGCTCGGCGTGCTCGGCTTTTTGCGGGCCATCCCGGTGGTGATGTTGATTTTCTGGAGCTACTTCCTGCTGCCCATCGTGTTCAAGGTCGATGTGCCAGCCCTCGCCACCGTGGTGTGTGCCCTGTCGCTGATTGGCGGCGCCTACCTGGCGCACTCGGTACATGCCGGCATCAGCAGCTTGCCGCCCGGGCAATGGGCAGCAGGCAAGGCGTTGGGGCTGAGCCCATGGCAGGTACTGCGGCTGATCATCCTGCCGCAAGCATTGCCCATGATGCTGCCCTCTTTCCTCAATCAATGGATCTCGTTGATCAAGGACACCTCGCTGGCCTATGTGATCGGCGTCGGTGAACTGTCGTTTGTCGCGACACAGGTCAGCAATCGGGTGATGGTGCACCCGACCGAGATTTTCCTGTTTGTGGCGGTGGTGTATTTCGTGTTTTGCAGCAGCCTGGACCTGATCGCCAATCGCTGGGTCAAGTCCAGGAACGTGCCCGGACAGCGGTAA
- a CDS encoding DUF3325 domain-containing protein, protein MLADYFLAWAFAYVGMLALCQGLERHYKQVWHTAPSTRLRRLFRATGWISLGLSGYFCGQAWGWGMGAIGWFGLISLSGFALLMLLPYRPRLAVWLPLGFVPVWAVVQAFLSA, encoded by the coding sequence ATGCTGGCTGATTATTTTCTCGCCTGGGCATTTGCCTACGTGGGCATGCTCGCGCTCTGCCAGGGGCTGGAGCGGCACTACAAACAGGTCTGGCACACAGCGCCGTCAACCCGCTTGCGCCGCCTGTTTCGCGCAACCGGCTGGATCAGCCTGGGGTTGAGCGGGTATTTCTGCGGGCAGGCCTGGGGGTGGGGCATGGGCGCCATCGGCTGGTTTGGCCTGATCTCGCTGAGCGGCTTCGCACTGCTGATGCTGCTGCCTTACCGGCCACGGCTGGCGGTCTGGTTGCCGTTAGGCTTTGTACCGGTGTGGGCTGTGGTGCAGGCGTTCCTTTCAGCCTGA
- a CDS encoding PepSY-associated TM helix domain-containing protein, whose protein sequence is MKQTLTQSMAWLHTWGGLIVGWLLFMIFLTGSLAVFDQEIDNWLHPELPAHHLTDEQAVQRGLAYLQAHEPDAGQWGISLPTARTPELQASTGGRRDGVSVTLDPGTGEVLPVRETAGGRFFFLFHFTLHMPGMIGIYLVGLMAMGMLAALVSGIVIHKKFFKEFFTFRPAKGQRSWLDAHNASAVLLLPFHLMITYTGLAIFLVIYMPAAMDAIFDGNREAFFKAQDGAPPVLEARRSVTTEPAPLVALEPLLVKAREVMGPLRGVSITNPGKDNAEIQIRALLGNRIALTKGSGMRFDGVTGEQLSGPREMRNSVLTHQVISGMHFAQFGGYSMRWVYFICGLVSSAMIASGLVLFTVKRRRKYASESRVAQALYRGVEAINIAVMAGLSLACIGLLWGNRLLPVDMAQRADAELNVFFGAWALSLLHAVLRPHMKAWREQLGLAGVMCLGLPLLSLLTVDQPWALPGRLCLELVTMGLGGLLLWAAWKVSQPAVARAPRKKTAALAEVNGHAG, encoded by the coding sequence ATGAAACAGACCCTGACCCAATCGATGGCCTGGCTGCACACGTGGGGCGGCCTGATTGTCGGCTGGTTGTTGTTCATGATTTTTTTGACCGGCAGCCTGGCTGTGTTCGATCAGGAGATCGACAACTGGTTGCACCCCGAACTGCCCGCGCATCACCTCACCGATGAGCAGGCTGTGCAACGTGGACTGGCGTACCTGCAGGCTCACGAGCCGGACGCCGGGCAGTGGGGCATCAGCCTGCCCACTGCGCGCACGCCGGAGTTGCAGGCTTCGACCGGCGGGCGCCGCGATGGTGTTTCGGTAACTCTTGACCCCGGCACGGGGGAGGTATTGCCGGTGCGTGAAACGGCGGGCGGCCGATTCTTTTTCCTGTTCCACTTCACCTTGCACATGCCCGGCATGATCGGGATCTACCTGGTGGGGCTTATGGCGATGGGCATGCTTGCGGCACTGGTCAGCGGCATTGTGATTCACAAGAAGTTCTTCAAGGAGTTCTTCACTTTTCGTCCCGCCAAAGGCCAGCGCTCCTGGCTCGATGCGCACAATGCCAGCGCCGTGCTGCTGTTGCCGTTTCACCTGATGATCACTTACACCGGGCTGGCGATTTTTTTGGTGATCTACATGCCTGCAGCCATGGACGCGATATTCGACGGCAACCGCGAGGCCTTCTTCAAAGCCCAGGATGGCGCGCCGCCGGTGCTCGAGGCCAGGCGTTCGGTGACCACCGAGCCGGCACCTCTGGTCGCACTGGAGCCTCTGCTGGTCAAGGCGCGCGAGGTAATGGGCCCGCTGAGGGGCGTGAGCATCACCAATCCGGGCAAGGACAATGCCGAAATCCAGATCCGGGCGCTGCTGGGCAACCGGATTGCCTTGACCAAGGGCTCGGGCATGCGCTTTGACGGTGTGACGGGCGAGCAATTGTCCGGGCCTCGCGAGATGCGCAACAGCGTCCTCACGCACCAGGTCATTTCCGGCATGCACTTCGCTCAGTTCGGCGGGTATTCGATGCGCTGGGTCTACTTCATTTGCGGGCTGGTCAGCAGCGCCATGATCGCCAGCGGGCTGGTGCTGTTCACCGTCAAGCGGCGACGCAAATACGCCAGTGAAAGCCGGGTTGCACAGGCGCTGTATCGCGGCGTCGAAGCCATCAACATTGCGGTCATGGCCGGTCTGAGCCTGGCCTGCATCGGTTTGCTGTGGGGCAACCGCCTGCTGCCGGTCGACATGGCACAACGTGCGGATGCCGAATTGAATGTGTTTTTTGGTGCATGGGCGTTGAGCCTGCTGCATGCCGTACTCCGCCCGCACATGAAGGCTTGGCGCGAACAGTTGGGGCTGGCCGGCGTGATGTGCCTGGGCTTGCCGCTGCTCAGCCTGTTGACGGTGGATCAACCCTGGGCGCTGCCTGGACGTTTGTGCCTGGAGCTGGTGACGATGGGATTGGGGGGCTTGCTGTTATGGGCGGCGTGGAAGGTATCGCAACCCGCAGTTGCACGGGCGCCTCGTAAAAAGACCGCTGCACTGGCCGAGGTGAACGGACATGCTGGCTGA
- a CDS encoding FKBP-type peptidyl-prolyl cis-trans isomerase, protein MTHELQITDLVPGDGKAAVKGALITTHYTGWLEDGTVFDSSFERGKPFQCVIGTGRVIKGWDLGVIGMLVGGKRRLQVPAHLAYGERSMGAHITPNSNLTFEIELLEVLTRDD, encoded by the coding sequence ATGACTCACGAACTGCAGATCACCGACCTCGTACCAGGCGACGGCAAAGCCGCAGTCAAAGGCGCGCTGATCACCACCCACTACACCGGCTGGCTCGAAGACGGCACGGTGTTCGACTCGTCATTCGAGCGCGGCAAGCCTTTTCAGTGCGTGATTGGCACCGGGCGCGTGATCAAGGGCTGGGATCTGGGGGTCATTGGCATGCTGGTGGGCGGCAAGCGCAGACTGCAGGTCCCGGCACACCTGGCCTATGGTGAAAGAAGCATGGGCGCGCATATCACGCCGAATTCAAACCTGACGTTTGAGATCGAACTGCTGGAAGTGCTGACACGCGATGACTGA
- a CDS encoding DUF1615 domain-containing protein, which produces MLNQVTRHFLSVLPLIVLAGCSSQNTQPLPNLTPEQARTRIVQLMPAKTPDRQGWATDLYAALSAQGLAASDENLCSVLAVTEQESTFQADPPVPGLPKIARTEINRRASQLHIPAFLVRSALDITSPTGKTYNQRLDAARTEGQLSAIFDDFIGMVPLGKSLFGSLNPVHTGGPMQVSIAFAEKQARDYPYPVAHSIRQEVFTRRGGLYFGSAHLLGYPVDYTQSLYRFADFNAGWYASRNAAFQNAVSLASGIPLTLDGDLTIPGSYKLGSTERAVRALRTQLDLSDNAIRRQLEKSDSLDFNETDVYQRVYALAERQQGKPLPRAMLPGITLQSPKITRNLTTAWFAKRVDDRRQRCMSRAKTLPKP; this is translated from the coding sequence GTGCTTAATCAAGTGACCCGGCATTTTTTATCAGTGCTACCGCTGATCGTACTGGCGGGCTGTAGCAGCCAGAACACCCAGCCCCTGCCTAACCTGACGCCGGAGCAAGCCCGCACCCGCATTGTGCAGTTAATGCCGGCCAAAACCCCGGATCGCCAGGGCTGGGCCACTGATCTCTATGCAGCGCTTTCCGCACAAGGGCTCGCGGCCAGTGACGAGAACCTGTGTTCCGTGCTGGCCGTGACCGAACAGGAATCGACCTTCCAGGCTGACCCACCCGTGCCGGGCCTGCCCAAAATCGCACGCACCGAGATCAACCGTCGTGCCAGCCAACTGCACATCCCTGCCTTCCTCGTGCGCAGTGCACTCGACATCACCTCGCCCACGGGCAAAACCTACAACCAACGCCTGGATGCCGCCCGTACCGAAGGGCAATTGAGCGCGATCTTCGATGACTTCATTGGCATGGTGCCCTTGGGTAAAAGCCTGTTTGGCAGCCTGAACCCGGTGCACACCGGCGGCCCGATGCAGGTCAGCATCGCCTTCGCCGAGAAACAGGCGCGGGACTACCCGTACCCGGTGGCCCACTCGATCCGCCAGGAAGTGTTTACCCGACGCGGCGGCCTGTATTTCGGCAGCGCCCATTTGCTGGGTTATCCGGTCGATTACACCCAATCGCTGTACCGGTTTGCCGATTTCAACGCAGGCTGGTATGCCAGCCGCAACGCCGCTTTCCAGAATGCTGTGAGCCTGGCCTCCGGCATCCCGTTGACGCTGGATGGCGACCTGACCATTCCCGGTTCTTACAAACTGGGCTCGACCGAACGCGCGGTCCGGGCGCTGCGCACGCAACTGGATCTCAGCGACAACGCCATCCGCCGCCAGCTGGAAAAGAGCGACAGCCTGGACTTCAACGAAACTGATGTCTATCAGCGGGTCTATGCCCTGGCAGAGCGCCAGCAAGGCAAGCCCCTACCCCGCGCCATGCTGCCGGGGATCACCCTGCAAAGCCCGAAAATCACCCGCAACCTGACCACTGCGTGGTTTGCCAAGCGGGTGGATGATCGTCGACAGCGGTGCATGAGCCGGGCAAAGACGCTGCCCAAGCCCTGA
- a CDS encoding MbcA/ParS/Xre antitoxin family protein: MGLPARHAEADITSGDAGRVALTFFFNLMEHWGCSKEQQCTLLGSIGNTTYFKYKKLPNVRLPHDTLERISYLMGVHKALRILFSNQPERAYEWVHKANAAPPFNGRSAMAYMLAGRVVDLADVRRYLDGVRG; this comes from the coding sequence ATGGGTCTCCCTGCCCGTCATGCCGAAGCCGACATCACCAGTGGTGATGCAGGTCGCGTGGCCCTGACTTTTTTCTTCAACCTGATGGAACATTGGGGTTGCAGCAAGGAGCAGCAGTGCACGCTGCTGGGATCGATCGGCAACACCACCTATTTCAAATACAAAAAGCTGCCCAATGTACGGTTGCCCCACGACACGCTGGAGCGTATTTCGTACCTGATGGGTGTGCACAAGGCATTGCGCATTCTGTTCAGCAATCAGCCTGAGCGCGCCTATGAATGGGTGCACAAGGCCAATGCCGCCCCGCCGTTCAACGGGCGCAGTGCCATGGCGTACATGCTCGCCGGGCGGGTCGTCGACTTGGCTGACGTGCGTCGTTATCTGGATGGGGTACGCGGCTGA
- a CDS encoding RES family NAD+ phosphorylase — translation MPARLPGWNKAYRLINSAFPPISVFEDTVDPADLEIAYALESLTNDRLRDQAGLLDRVRPEDRLSGEGSTPVMAAFTHIGRASRFTDGSYGVYYCASSLEAAIAETCFHQAQFWRATQEASIEITLRTYINKVLKPMIDVRDDASLHQPSTAGYAVSQAFARPHREQGAWGLLYNSVRLSGHECVAAFRPPALSIPVQGPHLRYVWDEKAQDIAWVLQVSEVAFKPAG, via the coding sequence ATGCCGGCGCGGTTGCCGGGCTGGAACAAGGCCTACCGCCTGATCAACAGCGCATTTCCGCCAATCTCGGTGTTTGAGGACACCGTAGATCCGGCAGATCTGGAGATCGCCTATGCCCTTGAGAGCCTGACCAACGACCGCTTGCGCGACCAGGCCGGCCTGCTGGACCGGGTCAGGCCCGAGGATCGCCTGTCCGGCGAGGGCTCGACACCGGTTATGGCCGCCTTCACTCATATCGGTCGAGCCAGCCGCTTTACTGATGGCAGTTATGGCGTTTATTACTGTGCCAGCAGCCTTGAAGCTGCGATTGCCGAAACCTGCTTTCATCAGGCGCAATTCTGGCGCGCCACGCAGGAAGCCAGCATTGAGATCACCCTGCGCACTTACATCAACAAGGTGCTCAAGCCCATGATCGATGTGCGCGACGACGCCAGCCTGCATCAGCCATCAACGGCCGGTTACGCGGTGTCCCAGGCCTTCGCCCGTCCCCATCGGGAACAAGGCGCCTGGGGCCTGCTCTACAACAGTGTGCGCCTGAGTGGTCATGAATGCGTTGCAGCGTTCCGTCCACCGGCGCTGTCCATCCCTGTGCAGGGGCCGCACTTGCGGTATGTCTGGGACGAAAAGGCGCAGGACATCGCATGGGTGCTGCAAGTCAGTGAAGTGGCTTTCAAACCCGCCGGGTAA
- a CDS encoding GNAT family N-acetyltransferase, whose amino-acid sequence MQCQIRPAIPADAPAISAVIITTLRESNARDYSPQIIADVEQHFCPTSILSLMGKRQMYVAVIGQDVVGTASLDQAVVRSVFIRPDCQRLGIGQRLMARLKDAALAAHLDELHVPSSLTAESFYARLGFRKVRDEFHGEERTVIMHLRLDA is encoded by the coding sequence ATGCAGTGTCAGATCCGACCGGCTATCCCGGCCGATGCGCCCGCCATCAGCGCGGTCATCATCACCACGTTGCGTGAGTCCAATGCGCGGGACTATTCGCCGCAGATCATCGCCGACGTCGAGCAGCACTTTTGCCCGACCTCGATCCTGTCACTGATGGGCAAGCGCCAGATGTACGTCGCCGTCATCGGGCAAGACGTCGTCGGCACCGCCAGCCTTGATCAGGCTGTGGTACGCAGTGTGTTCATCCGTCCGGATTGCCAGCGCCTTGGCATCGGCCAGCGCTTGATGGCACGTCTCAAGGACGCCGCCCTGGCGGCACATCTCGATGAACTGCATGTCCCCTCTTCGCTGACTGCAGAGTCTTTCTATGCCCGACTGGGCTTTCGCAAGGTCCGCGATGAATTCCACGGTGAGGAACGCACCGTGATCATGCACCTGCGTCTGGACGCTTAA